One genomic segment of candidate division KSB1 bacterium includes these proteins:
- a CDS encoding NYN domain-containing protein encodes MTRQKVIVDGYNVIHAVPALAARLNQDLGSARVALLQRLCAYVSKRHLELVVVFDGAEVHPVEERAAPPGVRVLFSRPPQTADSLIEHLLLSEAHPRSVTLVSGDRHLVGVARERGATVLSPAQFFKRMDNRPRGEDFADQKFGRELTEEEMAEWLALFGEKTPRPLRP; translated from the coding sequence ATGACCAGGCAGAAGGTCATCGTTGACGGCTACAACGTGATCCACGCGGTGCCTGCTCTTGCGGCGCGACTCAATCAAGACCTTGGCAGCGCGCGCGTTGCCCTGCTGCAGCGGCTTTGCGCCTATGTGAGCAAACGCCACCTCGAGCTGGTGGTCGTGTTCGACGGTGCGGAGGTGCACCCGGTAGAGGAGCGCGCGGCCCCGCCGGGGGTGCGAGTGCTCTTCTCCCGTCCGCCGCAAACCGCTGATTCGCTTATCGAACATCTGCTCTTGAGTGAGGCTCACCCACGGAGCGTGACTTTGGTGAGTGGCGATCGACACCTGGTCGGGGTGGCGCGAGAGCGCGGCGCCACAGTCCTCTCGCCTGCGCAGTTCTTCAAAAGGATGGACAATCGGCCGCGCGGCGAGGACTTTGCCGATCAGAAATTCGGCCGCGAGCTAACTGAGGAGGAAATGGCCGAATGGCTCGCCCTGTTCGGCGAGAAGACCCCACGCCCACTTCGTCCCTGA
- a CDS encoding DUF488 family protein: MSPVTSPKEHRSILVSRLRFLGDVVLTTPLLRALRRAFPQAGIAYLAESPYIEVLVNHPDVDTLLPLHRQSRSAQLSTLRQLRRAHFDLTIDLFGNARSALLLWLTGARQRVGFDYRGRRLLYTTVVRRDARPKSAIEFHLETLRPLGVAPAGLETHLATSPDEDAWAVNYLHEKGVGAHERLAVVHAGASWPAKRWFAERFGELARRMGTELGTRVLLTTGPGEEELVARVAQVAPEAVVLEVLPIRRVMAVVKRCQVLVANDCGILHLGPALGTPTIGIFGPGEPEIWFPYSPAAGHYAVHQELDCSRCQRDFCEELRCMAAIQVDEVLAAVAHALQQGAARRPTVYTVGHSSLSLAEFVARLRAHGIRRVVDVRRFPTSRAFPHFSRDALAATLPAAGIDYRWLGQGLGGFRSGGYQGYMQTPDFAAALAELKSLAGELRTAVMCSEALFFRCHRRFIAEELVRQGWRVVHIIDESHTREHRLRQAHHSGQDMGGGSTDDQAEGHR, from the coding sequence ATGAGTCCGGTGACATCGCCAAAAGAGCATCGGAGCATCCTGGTCAGCCGGCTCCGTTTCCTTGGCGATGTGGTGCTCACCACCCCGCTGCTGCGCGCGCTTCGTCGGGCGTTTCCGCAGGCGGGGATCGCCTATCTAGCGGAGAGCCCGTACATCGAGGTGCTCGTCAACCACCCGGATGTGGACACCCTGCTGCCCTTACACCGTCAAAGCCGCAGTGCGCAACTGTCCACGCTGCGGCAGCTGCGCCGGGCGCATTTTGACCTGACCATTGACCTGTTCGGCAACGCTCGCTCCGCCCTGTTGCTCTGGCTCACCGGTGCGCGCCAGCGGGTGGGTTTTGACTATCGGGGGCGTCGGCTGCTGTACACCACTGTCGTGCGACGCGATGCGCGGCCGAAGAGTGCGATAGAGTTCCATCTGGAAACACTCAGACCTCTCGGCGTAGCGCCGGCTGGCTTGGAGACGCACTTGGCCACCTCGCCCGATGAAGATGCCTGGGCCGTGAACTACCTGCACGAAAAAGGGGTGGGTGCGCACGAGCGCCTGGCAGTGGTGCACGCCGGCGCTTCGTGGCCGGCCAAGCGCTGGTTTGCCGAGCGATTTGGAGAACTGGCCAGGCGGATGGGCACAGAACTGGGCACGCGGGTGCTGCTCACCACCGGTCCGGGCGAGGAGGAACTTGTCGCGCGCGTGGCGCAGGTGGCGCCTGAGGCCGTGGTACTGGAAGTGCTCCCCATCCGCCGGGTGATGGCCGTAGTGAAGCGTTGCCAGGTACTCGTGGCCAACGACTGCGGCATCCTGCACTTGGGGCCGGCTCTGGGCACGCCGACCATCGGCATTTTTGGCCCTGGCGAACCGGAGATCTGGTTTCCTTACTCACCTGCAGCGGGCCACTATGCGGTGCACCAAGAGCTCGACTGCAGCCGCTGTCAGCGCGACTTTTGCGAGGAGCTCCGCTGCATGGCCGCCATCCAGGTGGATGAAGTGCTGGCGGCTGTGGCGCACGCGCTGCAGCAAGGTGCAGCCCGCAGACCCACCGTCTACACGGTCGGCCACTCCTCCTTGAGCCTGGCGGAGTTTGTGGCGCGGCTGCGAGCCCATGGGATCCGGCGCGTGGTGGATGTGCGGCGCTTTCCGACCTCGCGGGCCTTCCCCCATTTCAGCCGCGACGCCCTTGCCGCGACGCTTCCTGCAGCGGGGATCGACTACCGATGGCTTGGCCAGGGCTTGGGGGGTTTTCGCAGCGGCGGCTACCAGGGGTATATGCAGACCCCCGACTTTGCCGCGGCGCTGGCAGAACTGAAGAGCTTGGCCGGCGAGCTGCGCACCGCAGTGATGTGTTCGGAAGCGCTCTTTTTCCGCTGCCACCGCCGCTTCATAGCAGAAGAGCTCGTGCGCCAGGGCTGGCGGGTGGTGCACATCATCGACGAGTCCCACACGCGGGAGCACCGCCTGCGCCAGGCGCATCACTCTGGGCAAGACATGGGGGGAGGGAGCACTGATGACCAGGCAGAAGGTCATCGTTGA
- a CDS encoding ATP-binding protein — protein sequence MARPVRREDPTPTSSLSEFGGVQQSTVRRRRMFVAAVVGASLLVLIALNAASWLFVKRMTSYLDSELGRRLETVARLASRSLERQRIDYLSGEDRTLLALELLRLRRDAQLQAVHIIDADYRIVASSQPYVGTGEPLHYLRADSQWVARAWEGEAIAGPLRSLGSNRFKVAYAPLHDLGGAVVAVLSAEASADFFELLSLYDRARLVGLLASGALLLLLTLFLLWSLTLLLRTEASLRQAERLATIGHMAATVAHEIRNPLGIIKTTADVLRQRYCPPGHSDELFDFIPQEVSRLNRLVDNFLVLSRGPRLAMEQQRAQEVIGRTIARLRPEFEKEGISLLAQSDENLPAFPFDQDALQQMLLNLLLNSLQATHSGGCVTVTATTVDSRRGAAVRISVHDNGCGIEGDPQLIFEPFYTTKPSGSGLGLAVTKRLIEAHGGWIEVASGRHTGTDFSLYFPLRVK from the coding sequence ATGGCTCGCCCTGTTCGGCGAGAAGACCCCACGCCCACTTCGTCCCTGAGCGAGTTCGGTGGAGTGCAGCAGTCAACCGTCCGTCGGCGCCGCATGTTCGTTGCCGCGGTGGTGGGTGCTTCGCTGCTGGTGCTCATCGCCCTCAACGCCGCCAGTTGGCTCTTCGTCAAGCGGATGACCAGCTACCTGGACAGCGAGCTGGGCAGGCGGTTGGAGACGGTGGCGCGTCTGGCCAGCCGCTCCTTGGAACGACAGCGCATCGACTACCTCAGCGGCGAAGATCGCACGCTGCTGGCGCTTGAACTGCTGCGCTTGCGTCGCGACGCCCAGCTACAGGCCGTGCACATCATCGACGCCGACTACCGCATCGTGGCCAGCTCGCAGCCCTATGTGGGCACCGGCGAGCCTCTGCATTACCTGCGCGCCGACAGCCAATGGGTGGCCCGGGCGTGGGAAGGCGAGGCAATCGCCGGGCCGTTGCGCTCGCTGGGCAGCAACCGCTTCAAGGTAGCCTATGCGCCCTTGCACGACCTGGGGGGTGCAGTTGTCGCCGTGCTCTCAGCCGAGGCAAGCGCCGACTTTTTCGAGCTGCTCAGCCTTTATGATCGCGCGCGCCTGGTCGGCCTGCTGGCAAGTGGCGCCCTCCTGCTCCTCCTGACGCTCTTCCTGCTCTGGTCGCTCACCCTCTTGCTGCGAACAGAGGCTTCCCTGCGCCAAGCCGAACGCCTGGCCACCATCGGACACATGGCTGCCACCGTCGCTCACGAGATCCGCAACCCACTGGGCATCATCAAGACCACGGCGGATGTACTTCGCCAGCGATACTGTCCACCAGGCCATAGCGATGAGTTGTTCGACTTTATCCCGCAAGAAGTGTCGCGACTCAACCGTCTGGTGGACAACTTCTTAGTTCTCTCCAGGGGACCAAGGCTTGCAATGGAGCAGCAGCGCGCCCAAGAGGTCATCGGTCGAACCATTGCGCGGTTGCGGCCGGAGTTTGAGAAGGAGGGCATCTCCTTGCTGGCCCAAAGCGACGAGAACTTGCCTGCCTTTCCGTTCGATCAGGACGCCCTGCAGCAGATGCTCCTCAACCTGTTACTCAACAGCCTGCAGGCGACTCACAGCGGCGGCTGCGTCACCGTGACGGCAACCACGGTCGACAGCCGGCGGGGAGCAGCCGTGCGCATCTCGGTGCACGACAATGGCTGCGGCATAGAGGGCGACCCGCAGCTAATCTTCGAGCCCTTCTACACCACCAAGCCATCAGGAAGCGGCCTGGGCCTGGCAGTCACCAAGAGGCTCATCGAAGCACACGGCGGCTGGATCGAGGTGGCAAGCGGTCGCCACACCGGCACCGACTTTAGCCTCTACTTTCCGCTGCGGGTCAAGTGA
- a CDS encoding PQQ-binding-like beta-propeller repeat protein, with translation MVAFAGCARLLLPQLADKGTTHLWPQCGGASARTNEIAAELVPPLELVWQRKATAGIGPTLLANGGNIFCPTKDGHLLVVDAVSGKKVVQKKFRPGFEITCALQEDLLVVARRHGNPSLSLHDLSDGHMLWSAAAGSIETEPLIVDGRLIVAAEEKRLIAYELRSGKVLWSLNTEDNLRSTPACAGDKVVFGSDDGRVRAVDVHKGTLIWQYRTGGAILAAPAIGHGTVYVGSTDRSFYALSLDSGIVRWVFPTGGRIRHGAAVADSVVIFGSNDHSLYCLSLRNGSERWRFQAKSIISTPPLVAGKVVYVGSLDQHVYALELESGRELWKYDTGGRVRTAPLVACDRLFVAAEGNRILAFRAKGGA, from the coding sequence GTGGTGGCTTTCGCTGGGTGCGCCCGGCTCCTGCTGCCTCAGCTCGCCGACAAGGGAACGACCCATCTGTGGCCGCAGTGCGGCGGGGCATCGGCGCGGACCAATGAAATCGCTGCAGAGCTGGTCCCGCCGTTGGAACTTGTCTGGCAGCGTAAGGCCACCGCCGGCATCGGACCGACGCTCCTGGCAAACGGGGGGAACATCTTCTGCCCCACGAAGGACGGCCACTTGCTGGTCGTGGATGCGGTCTCCGGCAAGAAGGTTGTCCAGAAAAAATTCCGCCCCGGCTTCGAGATCACCTGTGCGCTGCAGGAAGATCTTCTGGTTGTTGCCCGACGCCATGGGAACCCAAGCCTCAGCCTGCACGACCTGAGCGACGGTCACATGCTTTGGTCTGCGGCTGCGGGGAGCATCGAGACTGAACCGCTCATCGTCGACGGCCGCCTGATCGTGGCTGCCGAGGAAAAGCGGCTCATCGCCTACGAGCTGCGCAGTGGCAAGGTGCTCTGGTCCCTGAACACCGAGGACAACCTGCGCTCTACGCCGGCGTGCGCCGGGGATAAGGTGGTGTTCGGCAGTGACGACGGCCGCGTGCGCGCCGTGGACGTGCACAAGGGCACGCTCATCTGGCAATATCGCACCGGAGGGGCAATCCTCGCCGCGCCGGCCATCGGGCATGGCACGGTCTACGTGGGTTCGACCGACCGCAGCTTCTACGCCCTGTCGCTGGATTCGGGAATCGTCCGCTGGGTCTTCCCCACGGGGGGAAGAATCCGCCACGGGGCAGCAGTGGCCGACTCGGTGGTCATTTTCGGCAGCAATGACCACTCTCTGTACTGCCTGTCCCTGCGCAACGGCAGCGAGCGCTGGCGCTTCCAGGCCAAGAGCATCATCAGCACGCCACCGCTGGTGGCAGGCAAGGTGGTGTATGTGGGCTCGCTGGACCAGCACGTCTACGCGCTGGAGCTGGAAAGCGGCCGAGAACTGTGGAAATATGACACCGGCGGCCGCGTGCGCACCGCACCGCTGGTAGCATGCGATAGACTTTTCGTGGCGGCAGAGGGCAACCGCATTCTCGCCTTTCGGGCGAAGGGCGGAGCATGA
- a CDS encoding CHASE2 domain-containing protein — translation MSFGKWQTKGALPKVAIASLLALIAAGAVGLVTELQLAGIVDSFEAKTLDWRYGQRLDRLAQQRDGAPLDDIIIVDIDDRSLDKLGPFSQWPRTYHAQLIDCLTSGHALAIAFDVLFVEPSRDPSVDDSLAAATFRSDIVYHAMAFSAASPDIFLYAMTTPPEGFQSERYSFSFARQATARFPSAERMDGKIVRLYNAAAGIGFANFSPDDDSVIRRMPMFINFAGRQYPALSLAVVRGLLNLSAEDIKMVPGKRIVLMPPGLPGKRLVIPIDKHGRMLINYLGTMGTFRYVSYYDVLMQRVPAELFEGRIVMVGTSAAGLADIRPVPFQGAFPGVEIHATIIHNILTQQYIFRPSKVLIYPLALGLAVLVAVAAMLLRPWLSGPLALFIGVAYLVLAFQLFAHSALWLEVVRPLATLLFGFLGVFIYRYVEEERSKRRIKGMFQYYLSASVVDELIKNPEMLKLGGEHRVATAFFSDIKDFTSVSEALTPEELVTQLNEYLSAMTAIVFAHHGFLDKYEGDAIMAVFGVPVPSEEHAVNACRAALAMQRKLVDLRQKWQAEDKPHFHARIGINSGPMIAGNIGGEQRFDYTVIGDSVNLASRLEGANRSYGTNIMISEFTHQMLNGRFVTRELDLLRVKGKTLPVRVYELLAEHAAELEERQLRALEVFAKGLAAYRARQWQEALRTFRAALELRPDDGPSRVYCERCTLFLQSPPAADWDGVFEMKTK, via the coding sequence ATGTCTTTTGGGAAATGGCAAACGAAAGGCGCACTCCCTAAGGTAGCGATCGCCAGCCTTCTTGCCCTCATCGCGGCGGGGGCAGTGGGACTGGTGACTGAGCTGCAACTGGCCGGCATCGTCGACAGCTTTGAGGCCAAGACCTTGGACTGGCGCTACGGGCAACGGCTGGACAGGTTGGCGCAACAGCGGGACGGCGCTCCTTTGGACGACATCATCATTGTCGACATCGACGACCGCAGTTTGGACAAGCTGGGACCGTTCAGTCAATGGCCGCGCACCTACCATGCGCAGCTCATCGACTGTCTCACCTCAGGCCATGCCTTGGCCATCGCCTTTGACGTGCTGTTCGTGGAGCCGAGCCGCGACCCCAGCGTGGACGACTCGCTGGCGGCCGCCACCTTTCGCTCGGACATCGTCTACCATGCCATGGCCTTCTCCGCTGCCTCCCCGGACATCTTCCTCTATGCCATGACCACCCCACCTGAGGGTTTCCAGAGCGAGCGGTACTCGTTCTCTTTCGCTCGCCAAGCGACCGCGCGCTTTCCCTCCGCTGAGCGCATGGATGGCAAGATCGTGCGGCTGTACAATGCTGCTGCCGGCATCGGCTTTGCGAACTTTTCGCCCGACGACGACAGCGTGATTCGCCGCATGCCCATGTTCATCAACTTTGCCGGCAGGCAGTACCCGGCGCTCTCCTTGGCGGTTGTCAGAGGGCTGCTCAATCTCTCCGCCGAGGACATCAAGATGGTACCAGGCAAGAGGATTGTCCTGATGCCTCCTGGTTTGCCAGGGAAGCGGCTGGTCATCCCCATCGACAAGCACGGGCGGATGCTCATCAACTACCTGGGGACCATGGGCACTTTTAGGTACGTTTCGTACTATGACGTATTGATGCAGCGGGTGCCGGCAGAGTTGTTTGAAGGCCGCATTGTCATGGTTGGCACTTCGGCCGCCGGGCTCGCAGACATTCGTCCGGTGCCGTTCCAAGGGGCGTTTCCTGGAGTGGAAATCCATGCGACCATCATCCACAACATCCTCACCCAGCAGTACATCTTCCGGCCCAGCAAGGTGCTCATCTACCCCCTGGCCCTGGGCCTGGCCGTGCTGGTGGCCGTTGCGGCCATGCTCCTGCGTCCGTGGTTGAGTGGCCCGTTGGCCCTGTTCATCGGCGTTGCCTATCTGGTGCTTGCCTTCCAGCTCTTTGCCCATTCCGCCTTGTGGCTGGAGGTGGTCAGGCCGCTGGCCACCCTCCTGTTCGGTTTTCTCGGCGTGTTCATCTACCGCTACGTCGAAGAGGAGCGGAGCAAGCGCAGAATCAAAGGGATGTTTCAGTACTACCTGTCCGCCTCGGTGGTGGATGAGCTCATCAAGAACCCGGAGATGCTCAAGCTCGGCGGCGAGCACCGCGTCGCCACGGCTTTTTTCTCTGACATCAAGGACTTTACCTCGGTCTCCGAGGCGCTCACTCCCGAGGAACTGGTCACGCAGCTAAATGAGTACCTATCGGCAATGACCGCCATCGTGTTCGCGCACCACGGTTTCCTGGACAAGTACGAGGGCGACGCCATCATGGCGGTCTTTGGCGTGCCCGTGCCATCGGAGGAGCACGCCGTGAACGCCTGCCGCGCCGCCCTGGCAATGCAGCGCAAGCTGGTCGACTTGCGCCAGAAGTGGCAGGCGGAGGACAAACCCCACTTCCATGCCCGCATCGGCATCAACTCCGGACCGATGATTGCCGGCAACATCGGCGGCGAACAACGCTTCGACTACACGGTGATCGGCGATAGCGTGAACTTGGCCTCGCGTTTAGAAGGGGCCAACAGGAGCTACGGCACCAACATCATGATCAGCGAGTTCACGCACCAGATGCTCAACGGCAGGTTCGTGACGCGCGAGTTAGATCTGCTGCGCGTCAAAGGCAAGACCCTGCCCGTGCGCGTGTACGAGCTTTTGGCCGAGCACGCCGCTGAACTTGAGGAGCGGCAGTTGCGCGCTCTGGAGGTGTTTGCCAAAGGACTTGCAGCCTATCGCGCGCGCCAGTGGCAAGAGGCGCTGCGAACGTTTCGGGCAGCCTTGGAACTTCGGCCGGACGATGGGCCTTCCCGTGTCTACTGCGAGCGTTGCACGCTTTTCCTGCAAAGTCCCCCGGCCGCGGACTGGGACGGGGTTTTCGAGATGAAAACCAAATGA
- a CDS encoding trimethylamine methyltransferase family protein: MEQRPRISLISDQLIDRVIDEAMDVLERVGVMVEHDEGRHLLLEAGAKGQQDVQQVTIPRTLVEATLRTAPGAIPVFDCQGREAMQLQGDFVHFDPGSAALTILDWETQRERTPVTADLVAFARLTEALPHFAAQSTAVIPGDVPGAIADRYRLFIALQYCSKPVVTGTFAVDGFRVMREMLLAVRGSEEALRQKPLAIFDCCPSPPLKWSTLTCQCLIDCARAGVPAELVSMPLTGATAPATLLGALVQHTAETLSGVVIHQVACPGAPIIYGGSPSAMDMRTGTTPMGAIETMMIDVAYAAVGKRLGLPTHAYMALSDAKAVDAQAGLETAMGALLAALAGINVVSGPGMLDFESCQSLEKLVIDNDICGAALRLVAGLRVRTPRLAEDLYGAIYEGDHFLTSPVTLEWFCHEVHTPSEAIDRDNYQSRQAKGDLTAGERAHRIVERLLSSPPQPGLPKEVTRELHRIMLHEARRHGMQTLPAIS, translated from the coding sequence ATGGAACAACGGCCAAGGATTTCCCTGATCAGCGACCAGCTCATTGACCGCGTCATCGATGAAGCCATGGACGTCCTGGAGCGAGTGGGGGTAATGGTGGAGCACGACGAGGGGCGCCACCTCCTCCTGGAAGCCGGCGCCAAGGGCCAGCAAGATGTGCAACAGGTGACGATACCGCGCACCTTGGTGGAAGCCACCTTGCGCACCGCACCAGGCGCCATCCCGGTGTTCGACTGCCAGGGCAGGGAAGCCATGCAGCTGCAAGGCGACTTTGTCCACTTTGACCCAGGTTCGGCCGCGCTCACCATCCTCGACTGGGAGACGCAGAGAGAGCGCACACCAGTGACCGCCGACCTCGTGGCCTTTGCGCGGCTGACCGAAGCCCTGCCCCATTTTGCTGCCCAAAGCACTGCGGTCATTCCGGGCGATGTGCCAGGGGCCATCGCCGACCGGTATCGGCTGTTCATCGCCCTGCAGTACTGCAGCAAGCCGGTGGTCACCGGCACCTTTGCCGTGGACGGCTTTCGGGTCATGCGGGAGATGTTGCTGGCGGTGCGCGGCAGTGAGGAGGCGCTCCGCCAGAAGCCGCTGGCCATCTTCGACTGTTGCCCTTCCCCACCCTTGAAATGGAGCACGCTCACCTGCCAATGCCTGATCGACTGCGCGCGTGCCGGCGTCCCGGCTGAACTGGTGTCGATGCCCCTCACCGGTGCCACGGCCCCTGCGACGCTCTTAGGCGCATTGGTACAGCATACGGCCGAGACCTTGAGCGGCGTGGTCATCCACCAGGTGGCATGTCCAGGTGCGCCCATCATCTATGGGGGATCACCTTCCGCCATGGACATGCGCACCGGCACCACGCCCATGGGGGCCATCGAGACGATGATGATCGATGTAGCCTACGCGGCGGTGGGCAAGCGCCTTGGCCTGCCCACCCACGCCTATATGGCCCTGAGCGACGCAAAAGCGGTGGACGCCCAGGCTGGCCTCGAGACCGCCATGGGCGCCCTACTGGCAGCCTTGGCCGGCATCAACGTCGTCTCCGGGCCGGGGATGCTGGATTTCGAGAGCTGCCAGAGTCTGGAGAAGTTGGTCATCGACAACGACATCTGCGGCGCCGCCCTCCGCCTGGTGGCCGGCCTGCGCGTGCGCACGCCTCGCCTTGCCGAGGACCTGTACGGCGCCATTTACGAGGGCGACCACTTTTTGACCTCACCTGTCACGCTGGAGTGGTTTTGTCATGAGGTGCACACGCCCAGCGAGGCCATCGACCGCGACAACTACCAGAGCCGCCAGGCAAAGGGCGACTTGACCGCCGGCGAGAGGGCGCACCGCATCGTGGAGCGCCTCCTGTCATCGCCGCCACAACCAGGGTTGCCAAAAGAAGTGACCAGGGAGCTTCACCGCATCATGCTGCACGAGGCACGACGCCACGGCATGCAGACGCTGCCGGCGATTTCGTAA